From Calothrix sp. PCC 6303, a single genomic window includes:
- a CDS encoding response regulator, with translation MTIKRVLVVDNEEYIQEIAKICLETVAAWEVITAGSGSEGIIKAETQQPDAILLDVMMPDMDGVATFEKLQANPITQSIPVIFLTAKIQANDRRRYISLGIKTAIAKPFDPLNLAHQVAEALDWTL, from the coding sequence GTGACAATCAAACGAGTATTAGTAGTTGATAACGAAGAGTATATCCAGGAAATTGCCAAAATCTGCTTAGAAACCGTAGCTGCTTGGGAAGTAATTACCGCAGGTTCCGGTAGCGAAGGGATTATCAAAGCCGAAACCCAACAACCTGATGCCATATTACTAGATGTAATGATGCCAGATATGGATGGTGTCGCCACCTTTGAGAAACTTCAGGCAAATCCAATTACCCAAAGCATACCAGTAATTTTCTTAACAGCAAAGATACAAGCAAACGACCGTCGTCGTTATATTAGCTTAGGGATCAAAACTGCGATCGCTAAACCATTTGATCCCTTGAATTTAGCCCATCAAGTAGCTGAAGCCTTAGATTGGACTCTGTGA
- a CDS encoding response regulator, with translation MKILIVEDEELMAEALTAVLTNQNYVVEIASDGEAGWELIKDFDYDLLLLDVMLPKLDGISLCRQIRNQGLQLPILLLTGRDNSHDKAIGLDAGADDYLVKPFDEEELLARVRALLRRGSVTSQPVLEWGKLRLDPISCEVSYDHHLLPLTPKEYALLELFLRNSRRVFSCGMILEHLWSYEDTPGEEAVRTHIKCLRQKLKAGGVSSSIIETVYGIGYRLKSGEETITKKQKDTEEFKENLTDVKSQKILSSVNQIWHKFKYRVIEQINVLEQLSQALIENSLNQELYSQSQRNAHTLAGSLGTFGFPEGSKIARKIENLLKLDQNNGEIDGSKLSILVQALQREINVDCQVNQVDDTSYEEYSLLLVIHNDAKFTKQLTQESVNWNLKITVARSTSAARNKLYQEHPSVVLFDPSICSDTEESLQLLREFSDRKPPVPVLILSEQTNLSEAYAMTVVRAGFTPFAGTTLIPKTISATQILSNVKNILQQSHRGETKVLAVDDDPNILALLHNLLTPWGLTVKTLADPQQFWQTLESVQPDLLILDVEMPEVSGIEICQIVRNNSHWSELPVLFLTVHNSPDIINQVFSVGADDFVTKPFVGPELVTRIINRLERMKLVRRMAKTDEKNQNNEHQRTQEALKNSQARLAGVVEIADDAIISIDDNQRITLFNQGAEKIFGFTASEVLGRPLNILLPSCFAQTHRQYVTDFGKSQVQARKMGERREISGKRKDGSEFPAEASISQLKLGDDTIYTVYLQDISERKEIERMKDEFVSVVSHELRTPLTSIHGSLGMLSSGLIKAESEQGKRLLQIAADSTERLVRLINDILDIERIESGKVEMEKQTCDVSDAIHQAVNIMQPLADKAGVVISVTAASNYSIWADCDRIIQTLTNLLNNAIKFSKAGDIVSLAVQQQDKEVLFSITDTGRGIQQDKLETIFERFQQVDASDSRKQDGTGLGLAICKSIVQHHQGQIWVESVLNQGSTFYFTIPLCKSVVVPHLENPQLETTAIGKAFSVLVCDDDPNIRTQLKTLLEQKGYRVITVAKGEDAITAATNQHPEVILLDLVMPGMNGWEVMAILKERPDTCNIPIIICSICTPDNINQSSNEFVNWVCKPVEEHSLFPILRQVLNQSSKPSRVLVVEDDDELAELLTTLLKTNEIETFLAKTGREAIQLSQQVNPDLLILDIILPEGDGFGVVEWLQQHNQLSKIPLLVYSARDLDQLERTRLKLGHTEFLTKGRVTTQEFEQKVMGLLQRIKQSSKSGEDSDNQTSISS, from the coding sequence ATGAAAATTTTAATTGTCGAGGATGAAGAATTAATGGCGGAAGCACTCACCGCTGTCCTCACAAATCAAAATTACGTTGTCGAAATCGCTAGTGATGGTGAAGCAGGATGGGAATTAATTAAGGATTTTGACTACGATTTATTGCTTCTTGATGTGATGTTGCCGAAGTTAGATGGTATTAGTTTATGTCGGCAAATACGTAATCAGGGTTTGCAGTTACCAATTCTTTTACTAACAGGTCGAGATAATAGTCATGATAAAGCTATTGGACTGGATGCTGGTGCGGATGATTATTTAGTGAAACCCTTTGATGAGGAGGAATTATTAGCTCGTGTTCGAGCTTTATTACGTCGGGGTTCTGTAACTTCACAACCAGTTTTGGAGTGGGGAAAGTTAAGGCTAGATCCCATAAGTTGTGAAGTCAGTTATGATCATCACTTGCTACCACTAACTCCTAAAGAATATGCATTGTTGGAGTTGTTTTTGCGAAATAGCCGACGCGTGTTTAGCTGTGGGATGATTTTAGAACATCTGTGGTCTTATGAAGATACTCCTGGAGAGGAAGCTGTTCGCACTCATATTAAATGTTTACGGCAAAAGTTAAAGGCTGGGGGAGTTTCTAGTAGTATCATTGAAACTGTATATGGTATTGGTTATCGTCTCAAATCTGGAGAGGAAACTATTACTAAAAAACAAAAGGATACTGAAGAATTTAAAGAAAATTTAACAGATGTAAAATCTCAAAAAATTCTTTCATCTGTAAATCAAATTTGGCACAAGTTTAAATATAGAGTAATTGAACAAATTAATGTTTTAGAACAGCTATCTCAAGCATTAATCGAAAATTCCTTAAATCAAGAATTGTATTCTCAATCTCAACGAAATGCACATACGTTAGCAGGTTCACTTGGGACTTTTGGGTTTCCTGAAGGTTCTAAAATTGCCCGCAAAATTGAAAATTTGTTGAAATTAGACCAAAATAATGGTGAAATTGATGGGTCAAAATTAAGTATATTAGTGCAAGCTTTGCAGCGAGAAATTAATGTAGATTGCCAAGTAAATCAAGTTGATGATACTAGCTATGAAGAATATTCATTGTTGTTAGTCATTCATAATGATGCCAAATTTACCAAGCAACTAACTCAAGAATCAGTCAATTGGAACTTAAAAATAACGGTTGCCAGAAGTACGAGTGCAGCAAGAAATAAGTTATATCAAGAGCATCCCAGTGTTGTCCTGTTTGATCCTAGTATTTGTTCTGACACAGAAGAGAGTTTACAACTGTTGAGGGAATTTAGCGATCGCAAACCACCTGTACCAGTACTTATATTATCAGAGCAAACCAACTTAAGCGAAGCTTACGCGATGACAGTCGTTCGCGCTGGATTTACTCCCTTTGCAGGGACTACCTTAATCCCAAAAACCATATCTGCAACACAAATACTATCAAATGTCAAGAATATATTGCAGCAATCTCATCGTGGAGAAACTAAAGTATTAGCTGTAGATGACGACCCCAACATATTAGCATTACTGCACAATTTACTTACACCTTGGGGACTAACAGTAAAAACCCTTGCTGATCCTCAACAATTTTGGCAAACACTGGAATCTGTTCAGCCAGATTTGTTAATTTTAGACGTGGAAATGCCTGAAGTTAGTGGAATTGAAATTTGCCAAATAGTACGCAATAATTCCCATTGGAGCGAATTACCCGTCTTATTTTTAACAGTTCATAATAGTCCCGATATTATAAATCAAGTATTCAGTGTTGGTGCTGATGATTTTGTCACTAAACCCTTTGTTGGTCCCGAACTGGTGACTCGAATTATCAATCGTTTAGAACGAATGAAATTAGTCCGACGGATGGCAAAAACAGATGAAAAAAATCAAAATAACGAACATCAACGCACACAGGAAGCACTGAAAAACTCCCAAGCACGTTTAGCTGGAGTTGTGGAAATTGCTGATGATGCAATTATTTCCATTGATGATAACCAACGTATTACTTTATTTAATCAAGGTGCAGAGAAAATATTTGGTTTTACAGCATCAGAAGTTTTAGGAAGACCATTAAACATATTATTACCTTCGTGTTTTGCCCAAACCCATCGACAATACGTAACTGACTTTGGTAAATCCCAAGTACAAGCAAGAAAAATGGGTGAACGTCGTGAAATTTCCGGTAAGCGGAAGGATGGGAGCGAATTTCCCGCAGAAGCTTCTATTTCTCAATTAAAACTGGGAGATGACACGATTTACACCGTTTATTTACAAGATATCAGCGAGAGAAAAGAAATTGAACGGATGAAAGATGAGTTTGTTTCGGTTGTGAGTCACGAACTCCGCACACCGCTAACTTCAATCCACGGTTCCTTGGGAATGCTTTCTAGCGGGTTAATCAAAGCCGAATCGGAACAGGGTAAACGTTTGCTACAAATTGCTGCTGATAGCACAGAACGTTTAGTCAGGTTAATTAACGACATCCTGGATATTGAGCGCATCGAATCGGGTAAAGTGGAAATGGAAAAGCAAACTTGCGATGTTAGCGATGCTATCCACCAAGCAGTTAATATTATGCAGCCACTAGCAGACAAAGCTGGAGTTGTGATATCTGTGACAGCTGCCTCTAATTATAGTATCTGGGCTGACTGCGATCGCATTATCCAAACTTTAACCAATTTACTTAATAACGCCATTAAATTCTCCAAAGCTGGTGATATAGTTTCCTTAGCAGTACAACAGCAAGACAAAGAAGTTCTATTTTCCATTACAGATACTGGACGCGGCATTCAACAAGATAAACTTGAAACCATCTTTGAACGCTTTCAACAAGTTGATGCTTCAGATTCTCGCAAACAGGATGGAACAGGGTTAGGTTTAGCAATTTGCAAAAGTATTGTTCAGCATCATCAAGGACAGATTTGGGTAGAAAGTGTACTTAATCAAGGCAGTACATTCTACTTTACAATTCCCCTGTGTAAATCCGTAGTAGTTCCCCACTTAGAAAATCCTCAACTGGAAACTACCGCAATCGGTAAAGCATTTAGCGTTTTAGTTTGCGATGATGATCCCAATATTCGGACTCAGTTAAAAACATTACTTGAGCAAAAAGGTTATCGCGTCATTACCGTTGCCAAAGGAGAAGATGCAATCACAGCAGCCACAAACCAGCATCCAGAAGTAATTTTACTAGATTTAGTCATGCCAGGAATGAATGGTTGGGAAGTCATGGCAATTTTGAAAGAACGTCCCGACACCTGTAATATTCCCATTATTATCTGTAGCATTTGTACCCCAGACAATATTAATCAATCTTCTAACGAATTTGTGAATTGGGTATGTAAACCAGTAGAAGAACATTCCCTATTTCCCATATTGCGACAAGTTCTAAATCAATCCTCCAAACCATCACGAGTTTTAGTTGTTGAAGACGATGATGAACTTGCCGAATTACTAACTACATTACTAAAAACCAACGAAATTGAGACATTTTTAGCCAAAACAGGACGGGAAGCAATTCAACTTAGTCAACAAGTTAATCCCGATCTACTAATTCTGGACATAATCTTACCTGAAGGTGATGGTTTTGGGGTAGTTGAGTGGTTGCAACAACATAATCAGCTTTCCAAAATTCCCTTACTAGTTTATTCTGCAAGGGATTTAGATCAATTGGAACGAACTCGATTAAAACTAGGACATACCGAATTTCTCACAAAAGGACGAGTCACAACCCAAGAATTTGAACAAAAAGTTATGGGTTTACTCCAACGCATCAAACAGAGTAGTAAATCAGGAGAAGATAGTGACAATCAAACGAGTATTAGTAGTTGA
- a CDS encoding FG-GAP repeat domain-containing protein produces the protein MPNSDSALTLDAPTNPSLISNNSLLNKLDVDSNLQLGASSHSSLITLPAQSNAVNSQSILETNKGWWVVPDFNGDKNRDIFWRNKETGENKAWLFSGVDGNFTEISLSSLSKEWDFKIADFDGNGKSDFFWRNSTTGENLVWIANANGNTFTETELIPTEASWYVDIGDFNGDGKNDLIWRNYDNLKNPEVNAGLNAIWLMNGSVYNAGFIHRVKDLNWDLKVGYANDDKITDLYWYKRDTAEVAIWLMNGSNTGDGFNFGDTKVIYDLPDLNWRFELGDTNGDGKNDLIWRDYKDGRNAVWLIDGLQITQSDFIYQLKDSDLIWDYDLADTNGDGKTDLIWRNYKDGRNAVWFVNGTVFAESDGKLLSPISAENWDFSITDANGDGKTDLIWRNYETGENQLWLMNGEEAQKFTLQNLDKGWIFN, from the coding sequence ATGCCTAATTCAGATAGTGCCCTTACCCTTGATGCTCCTACAAACCCCAGCTTAATTTCAAATAATAGTTTGCTTAATAAGTTAGACGTAGATAGTAACTTACAGTTGGGCGCATCTTCTCACTCATCTTTAATAACATTACCAGCACAATCAAATGCTGTAAATAGTCAATCGATTTTAGAAACTAATAAAGGTTGGTGGGTAGTACCAGACTTTAACGGAGATAAAAATCGTGATATTTTTTGGCGCAATAAGGAAACTGGTGAAAATAAAGCTTGGTTATTTAGCGGTGTCGATGGAAATTTTACAGAAATTTCTTTGTCTAGTCTGAGTAAAGAATGGGATTTTAAGATTGCTGATTTTGATGGTAACGGTAAAAGTGATTTTTTTTGGCGAAATTCAACTACTGGAGAAAATCTAGTTTGGATTGCCAATGCTAATGGAAATACTTTTACAGAGACAGAATTAATCCCAACCGAAGCAAGCTGGTATGTTGATATCGGTGATTTTAATGGTGATGGAAAGAATGATTTAATTTGGCGTAATTATGATAATCTTAAAAATCCTGAAGTAAATGCTGGATTAAATGCTATTTGGCTGATGAATGGAAGTGTCTACAATGCTGGTTTTATTCATCGAGTTAAAGATCTCAATTGGGATTTGAAAGTAGGCTATGCAAATGATGATAAAATAACTGATTTATATTGGTACAAACGCGATACGGCTGAAGTTGCTATCTGGTTGATGAACGGAAGTAATACTGGAGACGGTTTTAATTTTGGAGATACTAAAGTTATTTATGACTTACCTGATTTGAATTGGAGATTTGAATTAGGTGATACAAATGGAGATGGAAAAAATGACTTAATTTGGCGAGATTACAAAGATGGGAGAAATGCTGTTTGGTTAATAGATGGACTTCAAATTACTCAATCAGATTTTATTTATCAATTGAAAGATTCAGATTTAATTTGGGATTATGATTTAGCTGATACGAATGGAGATGGAAAAACTGATTTAATTTGGCGAAATTACAAAGATGGGAGAAATGCTGTTTGGTTTGTAAATGGTACAGTCTTTGCTGAAAGTGACGGCAAACTTCTTAGTCCAATTTCGGCAGAAAATTGGGATTTTAGCATTACTGATGCTAATGGGGATGGAAAAACTGATTTGATTTGGCGAAATTACGAAACTGGTGAAAACCAACTTTGGTTGATGAATGGTGAAGAAGCACAAAAATTTACTTTGCAGAACTTAGATAAAGGTTGGATTTTTAATTAG
- a CDS encoding WGR domain-containing protein, which produces MSEEKTYLELSEADGGSHKFYEVIVKDTELIIRYGRIGDSGRIQSKIYPSIEKAQAEAKKKINEKLKSGYEVATMGVRQKRQITRRDVSSSVSSAKQSPILWKFNSKSAAFGIFIDAHRCWVGNQSGEVFALNHQGKVINQFQLPDGVKCLVADDAWIYAGCDDGNVYDLTGKLPRLAYKVDENVDIFWLDIKDGLLAVSDANGGLTTIDHDDEFQWTRLSQGNSGWMVRCDSDGVYHGHSGGVTMYDYQEGRVQWHQKTKGAVLFGWQEALTVYAGASDRNVYSFTKKGEVGAVYKCNGAVYSCAATVDGKYLFAGDNSSSLYCFQDTGKLIWKLGTGCGSALSMQFLDNRIYIVTTDGTLACIDASPNAIASAQEGNIPQATVIKAPSKKGITPSAELQDAAPAEITQGVVVECYREGSKLRIRAISPGYNPNWKVQFPKDIRTEGDRYLVAELRESANGGFYRAFGDIKKIS; this is translated from the coding sequence ATGTCTGAAGAAAAGACCTATTTGGAGCTTTCTGAGGCTGATGGTGGCTCCCATAAATTTTATGAAGTTATAGTTAAAGATACTGAATTAATTATCCGTTATGGTCGCATTGGCGACTCAGGACGAATTCAAAGCAAAATTTATCCTAGCATTGAAAAAGCACAGGCAGAAGCAAAAAAGAAAATCAATGAGAAGCTCAAAAGTGGTTATGAAGTAGCTACCATGGGAGTACGGCAAAAACGTCAGATAACCAGACGTGACGTTAGTAGCAGCGTTTCCTCGGCGAAGCAATCACCAATTTTGTGGAAATTCAACTCCAAATCAGCAGCTTTTGGAATATTTATCGATGCCCACCGTTGCTGGGTGGGAAACCAATCTGGGGAGGTTTTTGCCCTCAATCACCAAGGTAAGGTAATTAATCAGTTTCAGCTACCTGATGGTGTGAAATGTTTAGTTGCTGATGACGCTTGGATTTATGCGGGTTGTGATGATGGGAATGTCTACGACTTGACAGGGAAATTACCCCGTTTAGCCTACAAAGTTGATGAAAATGTCGATATTTTCTGGTTAGATATCAAAGATGGGTTGCTAGCAGTTTCCGATGCAAACGGAGGATTAACCACAATCGATCATGATGATGAATTTCAATGGACTAGGTTGAGTCAGGGAAATTCTGGTTGGATGGTGCGCTGCGACTCAGATGGAGTTTACCACGGGCATAGTGGTGGTGTGACGATGTATGATTACCAAGAAGGTCGCGTGCAGTGGCATCAAAAAACCAAAGGTGCAGTATTATTTGGTTGGCAAGAAGCTTTGACTGTGTATGCTGGTGCAAGCGATCGCAATGTCTATAGTTTTACCAAAAAGGGTGAAGTGGGTGCAGTTTATAAATGTAATGGTGCTGTATATTCTTGTGCTGCTACAGTAGATGGGAAATACCTATTTGCAGGTGATAACAGTTCCTCCCTTTACTGCTTCCAGGATACAGGAAAACTCATCTGGAAGTTAGGCACAGGTTGCGGTTCTGCACTTTCGATGCAATTTTTAGACAACCGCATCTATATAGTTACTACCGATGGAACCTTAGCCTGTATTGATGCTAGCCCAAACGCGATCGCATCTGCTCAAGAAGGCAATATTCCCCAAGCGACTGTAATTAAAGCACCAAGTAAAAAAGGCATAACCCCCTCAGCAGAACTACAAGATGCTGCACCTGCTGAAATTACCCAAGGGGTGGTAGTTGAATGCTACCGGGAAGGTAGTAAATTGAGAATCAGAGCCATTTCTCCAGGATATAACCCCAACTGGAAAGTTCAGTTTCCAAAGGACATCCGCACCGAAGGCGATCGCTATTTGGTAGCAGAACTGCGAGAATCAGCTAATGGAGGTTTTTATCGAGCTTTTGGTGACATTAAAAAAATCAGTTAG
- a CDS encoding aminopeptidase P N-terminal domain-containing protein has product MHTEHQQRRDRLMAKIGNGTAIFRSAPMAVMHNDVEYAYRQDSNFYYLTGFNEAQAVAVLAPHHPEHKFILFVQPKDREKEVWSGYRCGVEAAKEMYGADEAYPIHELDEKLPQYLEKADKIYYHLGRDRAFNETVLNHWQKMMRTYPRRGTGPTAIEDTATVLHALRLTKSEAELKLMRKAANIAVEAHNHAMKFATPGCYEYEVQAEIEHIFRLRGAMGPAYPSIVAAGKNACVLHYIENDSQIQNDDLLLIDAGCSYGYYNSDITRTFPVNGKFTPEQKILYEIVLEAQKQAISQVKPGNPYNLAHDVAVRIITEGLVEIGILKGEIDKLIEEEKYKPFYMHKTGHWLGLDVHDVGVYQHGEDKPQILQPGQITTVEPGIYIVPDTKPAEDQPEIDSRWVGIGIRIEDDVLITDTGNEVLTAGVPKEVSDLER; this is encoded by the coding sequence ATGCATACAGAACATCAGCAAAGACGCGATCGCTTAATGGCTAAAATAGGCAATGGGACTGCGATTTTCCGTAGTGCGCCGATGGCAGTAATGCATAATGATGTTGAATATGCTTATCGTCAGGATAGTAATTTTTATTATTTAACTGGGTTTAACGAGGCGCAAGCAGTAGCAGTGTTGGCACCACACCACCCTGAGCATAAATTTATCCTGTTTGTGCAGCCCAAGGATCGGGAAAAAGAAGTTTGGAGTGGATACCGCTGTGGAGTGGAAGCAGCGAAGGAAATGTATGGTGCTGACGAAGCTTACCCCATCCATGAATTAGATGAAAAATTGCCCCAATATTTAGAAAAAGCCGACAAAATATATTATCACCTGGGACGCGATCGCGCTTTTAATGAAACCGTATTAAATCATTGGCAAAAGATGATGCGGACTTATCCTCGACGGGGAACCGGACCCACTGCAATTGAAGACACAGCAACGGTTCTCCACGCTTTGCGACTTACCAAAAGCGAAGCTGAGTTAAAATTGATGCGAAAAGCCGCAAACATCGCTGTAGAAGCACATAACCACGCGATGAAATTCGCTACACCTGGATGCTACGAATATGAAGTACAAGCGGAAATTGAACATATTTTCCGCTTACGGGGTGCCATGGGACCTGCATATCCTTCCATTGTCGCTGCTGGAAAAAATGCCTGTGTCCTCCACTACATCGAAAATGACAGTCAAATTCAAAATGACGACTTACTGCTAATTGATGCCGGATGTTCCTATGGTTACTACAACTCTGACATTACCCGCACATTCCCGGTGAATGGGAAGTTTACACCCGAACAAAAAATTCTCTACGAAATTGTTCTAGAAGCTCAAAAGCAAGCCATCTCCCAAGTTAAACCAGGTAATCCCTATAACTTAGCTCACGATGTTGCTGTCCGTATTATTACAGAAGGATTAGTGGAAATCGGTATCCTCAAAGGTGAAATCGATAAGCTCATTGAAGAAGAAAAATACAAACCCTTCTACATGCATAAAACCGGGCATTGGCTAGGATTAGATGTCCATGATGTGGGAGTATATCAACACGGTGAAGACAAACCGCAAATTCTCCAACCAGGGCAAATCACAACCGTAGAACCAGGAATTTACATTGTACCCGACACCAAACCAGCCGAAGATCAACCAGAAATCGATTCTCGCTGGGTGGGAATTGGCATCAGGATCGAAGATGATGTTTTAATTACAGATACAGGCAACGAAGTTTTAACAGCCGGGGTTCCGAAAGAAGTTAGCGATTTGGAAAGATAG
- a CDS encoding SRPBCC family protein, which produces MADWLEHSVQVEVEAPMDLVWSLWSDLEQMPQWMNWIDSVKIPPDNPEISIWSLRTGGWEFNWRSRILKQIPNQIIEWESVDGLPNRGAIRFYDRKTSSIVKLTVAYSIPGIIGKIMDGLFIGKAVETSLTNSLNRFRTYAEARVEADS; this is translated from the coding sequence ATGGCTGATTGGCTAGAACATAGTGTACAGGTAGAAGTAGAGGCTCCAATGGATTTAGTTTGGAGTCTGTGGTCGGATTTAGAACAGATGCCACAATGGATGAATTGGATTGATTCGGTGAAAATTCCTCCAGATAATCCTGAGATATCTATTTGGAGTTTACGAACTGGTGGCTGGGAATTCAATTGGCGATCGCGTATTCTCAAACAGATACCAAATCAAATTATTGAGTGGGAATCTGTAGATGGTTTACCCAATCGCGGGGCAATTCGTTTTTATGACCGTAAGACTAGCAGTATTGTTAAGCTAACTGTAGCTTATTCAATACCTGGAATTATAGGTAAAATCATGGATGGTTTGTTTATTGGTAAAGCCGTAGAAACATCTCTTACCAATAGTTTGAATCGCTTTCGCACTTATGCAGAGGCAAGGGTAGAAGCTGATAGCTGA
- a CDS encoding Npun_F5749 family FMN-dependent PPOX-type flavoprotein produces the protein MSLAPWRSRLARALQYSRTKPESRYFQLATITTDGLPANRTVVFRGFLDDTNQLKIITDIRSQKCEEIRQQAAAEACWYFTGTREQFRIRGELLMVDVNYPDLKLQHVRQQTWQNLSDAARIQFFWANPGEKRADAAAFSPPPTDEINPGVNFCLLLLDPVKVDYLQLRGEPQNRRLYIQDESGNWSDFEINP, from the coding sequence GTGTCACTTGCTCCTTGGCGTTCCCGTCTTGCCCGCGCTTTACAATACAGTCGCACTAAGCCTGAATCCCGCTATTTCCAGTTAGCTACCATTACAACAGATGGACTTCCCGCTAACCGAACTGTTGTTTTTCGCGGTTTTTTAGACGATACCAACCAATTAAAAATTATTACTGATATTCGTAGTCAAAAATGTGAGGAAATTCGCCAACAAGCAGCGGCAGAAGCCTGTTGGTATTTTACTGGGACTAGGGAACAGTTCCGGATTCGGGGAGAGTTATTAATGGTTGATGTTAATTACCCTGATTTGAAATTACAGCACGTCCGTCAACAAACTTGGCAAAATTTATCAGATGCTGCTCGAATTCAGTTTTTTTGGGCAAATCCTGGAGAAAAACGAGCCGATGCGGCAGCTTTTTCTCCTCCTCCGACAGATGAAATTAACCCTGGAGTCAATTTTTGCTTGTTGTTACTTGATCCTGTAAAAGTGGATTATTTACAGTTGCGGGGAGAACCTCAAAACCGTCGGTTGTACATCCAGGATGAATCTGGAAATTGGTCTGATTTCGAGATAAATCCTTGA